The following are encoded in a window of Flavobacteriales bacterium genomic DNA:
- a CDS encoding serine hydrolase, translated as MRLLLASCLLLFAPLLPAQDIASFDHLLLGALEPHEPGVAVLIARGDEVIYRAARGMANMEQEVGMAPEFVFRIGSITKQFTAVAALQLVEQGKVKLDDDITKHIPEYNAQGKRVTVEMLLNHTSGIKSYTDMKEFDRVVQRKDVKPGEIMAFFQDQPFDFEPGTGWRYNNSGYVLLGILIERVTGRSYAEFVDQEFFKPLGMKHSRYGSDEAIVPGRVSGYSPDGKGFQNAAYLSLSWPYAGGSLFSNVDDLHTWTRALYAGKLIKPETLKRAHTSAKLPNGKDTRYGHGWSIANVQGVPSVEHGGGINGFVTHALYLPQEALFVAVLTNRESNLAPDLCAKLAATAIGKPYTVIPIAVHARTLAALEGVYVDDSQGERYLRVVDGKLISQRKGGGTFTLVPFAKDRFAFEGSLTSMTFRRDRKGRVTGLTMHDRVFGDTEWTRTNKPLPEAPKEVAVTEQQLDGLLGDYELAPGFIMSITREGTQLFVQATGQPRFEAYAKSPLEFFLKVVDARIVFNPGADGRAESLVLHQGGQEMPGPRVK; from the coding sequence ATGAGACTGCTGCTCGCTTCCTGTCTTCTCTTGTTCGCTCCCCTGCTCCCTGCGCAGGATATAGCCTCATTCGATCATCTTTTGCTCGGTGCCCTCGAGCCCCACGAACCCGGTGTGGCCGTTCTGATCGCGCGTGGCGATGAGGTGATCTACCGGGCGGCACGTGGCATGGCGAACATGGAACAGGAAGTGGGCATGGCGCCGGAGTTCGTCTTCCGCATCGGCTCCATCACCAAGCAGTTCACCGCAGTCGCCGCTCTGCAACTGGTGGAGCAGGGCAAGGTGAAGCTCGATGACGACATCACGAAGCACATCCCGGAGTACAACGCACAAGGAAAGCGTGTCACGGTGGAAATGCTGCTCAACCACACCTCGGGCATCAAGAGCTATACGGACATGAAGGAGTTCGATCGAGTGGTACAGAGGAAGGACGTCAAGCCCGGGGAGATCATGGCCTTCTTCCAGGACCAGCCCTTCGACTTCGAGCCGGGCACCGGGTGGCGTTACAACAACTCGGGCTATGTACTGCTGGGCATCCTCATCGAGCGGGTCACGGGCCGGAGCTACGCGGAATTCGTGGATCAGGAATTCTTCAAGCCACTGGGCATGAAGCACAGCCGCTACGGCAGCGATGAGGCCATCGTCCCCGGCCGGGTGAGCGGATACAGCCCCGATGGGAAGGGCTTCCAGAACGCGGCGTACCTGAGCCTGTCCTGGCCTTATGCGGGCGGTTCACTCTTCAGCAATGTGGACGACCTGCATACCTGGACCCGTGCGCTGTATGCCGGAAAGCTCATCAAGCCGGAGACGCTCAAGCGCGCCCACACCTCCGCCAAGCTGCCCAATGGGAAGGATACGCGCTACGGCCATGGCTGGTCGATCGCGAACGTCCAGGGCGTGCCCAGCGTGGAGCACGGCGGCGGCATCAACGGCTTCGTCACCCACGCGCTGTACCTGCCGCAGGAGGCGCTCTTTGTGGCGGTGCTCACCAACCGGGAGAGCAATTTGGCGCCTGACCTCTGCGCCAAGCTCGCGGCCACGGCCATCGGCAAACCGTACACGGTGATACCCATCGCGGTGCACGCGAGGACTCTGGCCGCCCTGGAAGGTGTCTATGTGGACGACAGCCAAGGGGAGCGCTACCTGCGCGTGGTGGATGGCAAGCTCATCAGTCAGCGCAAGGGTGGGGGCACCTTCACGCTGGTGCCGTTCGCCAAAGACCGTTTCGCCTTCGAGGGCTCGCTCACCAGCATGACCTTCCGCCGCGATCGCAAGGGCAGGGTCACCGGACTCACCATGCACGACCGGGTGTTCGGTGATACGGAATGGACGCGCACCAACAAGCCCTTGCCGGAGGCCCCCAAGGAAGTGGCCGTCACCGAGCAGCAGCTCGATGGGCTGCTGGGCGACTACGAGCTGGCGCCGGGCTTCATCATGAGCATCACCCGCGAGGGCACGCAGCTCTTCGTACAGGCCACCGGTCAGCCGCGCTTCGAGGCCTATGCGAAGAGTCCGCTGGAGTTCTTCCTGAAGGTGGTGGACGCGCGCATCGTGTTCAACCCTGGAGCGGACGGCCGCGCGGAAAGCCTTGTGCTGCACCAAGGCGGGCAGGAGATGCCGGGGCCGCGGGTGAAGTGA
- a CDS encoding DUF2490 domain-containing protein, translating to MRVSLRSTCCWPIIAVAVPFLAKAQSSKVVYPTQTFWSKVEINDFGETGKWGYGVDGIIRRKNEFGEGSIFMSPMRESIRPWAHYQFSPYARFSLSPLGYMNTTEYVAKPEDTLRAPYHELRTTFQFFHHQKVAKGRVMHTWRYRYELRWQEQPGRDEYRYTNRFRFRYRIRYLLNSDDFYADKTMYLMASNEIGINIGRNVVYNTFNQNRLYLGVGMRFLTAARVELRYVDRFRTRGATGYEFDLDRGLMVCVYVDQLRLLGSKDIPQVRFYD from the coding sequence ATGCGCGTATCGCTGCGCTCCACCTGTTGCTGGCCCATCATCGCAGTGGCCGTGCCCTTCCTGGCCAAAGCCCAGAGCAGCAAGGTGGTCTACCCCACACAGACCTTCTGGAGCAAGGTGGAGATCAACGACTTCGGCGAGACCGGGAAATGGGGTTACGGTGTGGACGGCATCATTCGCCGCAAGAACGAGTTCGGGGAAGGGAGCATCTTCATGAGCCCCATGCGCGAGAGCATCAGACCTTGGGCGCACTACCAATTCAGCCCGTACGCGCGGTTCAGCCTGAGCCCCCTGGGCTATATGAACACCACCGAGTACGTGGCCAAGCCCGAGGATACCCTGCGCGCGCCCTACCACGAATTGCGCACCACCTTCCAGTTCTTCCACCACCAGAAGGTGGCCAAGGGCCGCGTGATGCACACCTGGCGCTACCGTTACGAACTGCGCTGGCAGGAGCAGCCCGGGCGCGACGAGTACCGATACACGAACCGCTTCCGGTTCCGCTACCGCATCCGCTACCTGCTCAACAGCGACGATTTCTACGCGGACAAGACCATGTACCTGATGGCCTCCAACGAGATCGGCATCAACATCGGGCGCAACGTGGTGTACAACACGTTCAACCAGAACCGGCTTTACCTCGGCGTGGGCATGCGCTTCCTCACCGCCGCACGCGTGGAACTACGTTATGTGGACCGCTTCCGCACGCGGGGCGCCACCGGCTACGAGTTCGACCTGGACCGGGGACTGATGGTCTGTGTCTACGTGGACCAATTGCGTCTGCTCGGCTCCAAGGACATACCCCAGGTGAGATTCTACGATTGA
- a CDS encoding T9SS type A sorting domain-containing protein, whose product MRTLSTLTAMTTAGLLAAQCVFTPTISPLSPILCPGEVVELSTQSYDAYQWYRDGQPLPGATQQTLQVDYFNYAGSSVSVEATLDGCTEMSASNLVDGWVFLPPFVMHGGDEPIFFGPSGESTYCWGADVQLTLGMPYTANIQWYMDGVSIDGANSPTLVVTVPGSYTVTAAPGICPNSITNLGVSIDIDFIPPTQPVIVADDELLCAMPPGQFHQWYHNGSPVISDGLACINADVPGMWTVYVDYGFGCQVMSEPYLSVGYGSIGAMRPWNLYPNPSNGIVTVAWNGAVVPGTYWSVTDLSGREVRSGFMPMNSMLQLELGDLAHGTYLFQAAHHHKALGHASRFTIMH is encoded by the coding sequence ATGAGAACACTTTCGACCCTGACCGCGATGACGACCGCCGGCCTGCTCGCCGCACAATGCGTCTTTACCCCCACCATCAGCCCGCTATCGCCGATCCTCTGCCCTGGCGAGGTGGTGGAATTGAGCACCCAGAGCTACGACGCCTACCAGTGGTACCGCGATGGCCAACCGCTGCCGGGTGCCACCCAACAAACGCTTCAGGTGGACTATTTCAACTACGCCGGCAGCAGTGTTTCGGTAGAAGCCACCCTCGACGGCTGTACCGAGATGAGCGCCTCCAACCTGGTGGACGGCTGGGTCTTCCTGCCGCCCTTCGTGATGCACGGTGGCGATGAGCCCATCTTCTTCGGGCCATCCGGGGAATCCACCTACTGCTGGGGCGCCGATGTGCAGCTCACCCTCGGCATGCCCTACACGGCGAACATCCAGTGGTACATGGACGGTGTGTCCATCGACGGTGCCAACAGCCCCACGCTGGTGGTCACCGTGCCCGGCAGCTATACCGTGACCGCCGCTCCCGGCATTTGCCCGAATTCGATCACCAACCTCGGAGTCAGCATCGACATCGATTTCATACCACCCACGCAGCCTGTGATCGTGGCCGACGATGAACTGTTGTGCGCCATGCCACCCGGGCAATTCCACCAGTGGTACCACAACGGTTCCCCGGTGATCAGTGACGGACTCGCCTGCATCAACGCCGACGTGCCCGGCATGTGGACCGTGTATGTGGACTATGGCTTCGGCTGCCAGGTGATGAGTGAGCCCTATCTGAGCGTGGGCTATGGTAGCATTGGTGCCATGCGGCCCTGGAACCTCTACCCGAATCCGAGCAACGGCATCGTGACGGTGGCTTGGAACGGCGCCGTGGTACCGGGCACCTATTGGAGCGTGACCGACCTCAGCGGCCGAGAAGTGCGCAGCGGCTTCATGCCCATGAACAGCATGCTCCAACTTGAACTGGGTGATCTGGCGCACGGCACCTACCTCTTCCAGGCGGCGCATCACCACAAGGCGCTGGGCCACGCTTCGCGCTTCACCATCATGCATTGA
- a CDS encoding NAD(P)H-dependent oxidoreductase, with protein MGHIAILSASVRNGRASHRVALYLQRRIAEHAHHTADLIDLREHDFPIFHERLKFMDDPAPDVVAFADRVRQADGVIIVTPEYNGGMPAALKNVVDLLTQDWRGKPIALAPVSDGAFGGTQVVTQLLFNLWKIRAWVVPGAMQVPTVKDQFQEDGTPEDDKAWARRSDALLEGLTWAMEATARMKA; from the coding sequence ATGGGCCACATCGCCATCCTTTCCGCCAGTGTCCGCAACGGCCGCGCCAGCCACCGGGTGGCGCTCTACCTCCAGCGGCGCATCGCGGAGCACGCACACCACACCGCCGACCTCATCGACCTTCGCGAACATGACTTCCCCATCTTCCACGAGCGGCTGAAGTTCATGGATGACCCAGCACCCGACGTGGTGGCTTTCGCGGACAGGGTGCGACAGGCCGATGGGGTGATCATCGTGACGCCGGAATACAACGGAGGCATGCCGGCGGCGCTGAAGAACGTGGTGGACCTGCTCACCCAGGACTGGCGCGGCAAGCCCATCGCCTTGGCGCCCGTGTCCGATGGGGCCTTCGGTGGCACCCAGGTGGTGACACAGCTCCTGTTCAATCTGTGGAAGATCCGCGCGTGGGTGGTGCCCGGCGCCATGCAGGTGCCCACGGTGAAGGACCAGTTCCAGGAGGACGGCACGCCGGAGGACGACAAGGCCTGGGCGCGCCGCAGTGATGCGTTGCTGGAAGGTCTGACGTGGGCCATGGAGGCCACGGCGCGCATGAAGGCCTGA
- a CDS encoding cysteine desulfurase, with protein MERIYLDNAATTRVAPEVFEAMVPWLTEHYGNPSSIHGHGRITRAAIEKARRTVAGLLNCSPGEIVFTSGGTEADNMALRCAVRDLGVQRIISSPIEHHAVEHTVAELGDKGKVATRMVRIDARGAVDMGHLEQLLREGSGAVTLVSLMHANNEIGTRIDLEALGHLCRANGAIFHSDTVQTMAHYRLDLRTLPVDMLAASAHKFHGPKGVGFLYTRAGIGIKPLIHGGAQERNMRGGTENLAGIVGLAKAMEIAYHDLEAHHAHIQGLKDRMMARLSEEIPGVVFNGDTSENSLYTVLSVRFPDDGKAEMLLYNLDIEGIACSGGSACSSGSNKGSHVLAAIAPDAPGANIRFSFSRYNTLAEIDRTVEVLKRIFHLVVA; from the coding sequence ATGGAACGCATCTATCTGGACAATGCCGCCACCACGCGCGTGGCCCCGGAGGTCTTCGAGGCCATGGTGCCCTGGCTCACCGAGCATTACGGCAATCCCTCGTCCATCCATGGCCATGGGCGGATCACGCGCGCGGCCATTGAAAAGGCGCGCCGCACCGTGGCCGGTCTGCTCAACTGCTCGCCCGGCGAGATCGTCTTCACCAGCGGGGGCACCGAGGCGGACAACATGGCGCTGCGCTGCGCGGTGCGCGATCTGGGCGTGCAGCGCATCATCTCATCACCCATCGAGCACCACGCCGTGGAGCACACCGTGGCGGAGCTCGGTGACAAGGGCAAAGTGGCTACGCGCATGGTACGCATCGATGCCCGTGGCGCAGTGGACATGGGCCACTTGGAGCAGTTGCTGCGCGAGGGGTCGGGTGCGGTCACGCTCGTGTCGTTGATGCACGCCAACAACGAGATCGGCACACGCATCGACCTGGAGGCCTTGGGCCACCTGTGCCGTGCGAACGGTGCCATCTTCCACAGCGACACGGTGCAGACCATGGCGCACTACCGCTTGGACCTGCGGACGTTGCCGGTGGACATGCTTGCCGCCTCAGCGCACAAGTTCCATGGTCCCAAAGGGGTTGGATTCCTGTACACCCGTGCCGGCATCGGCATCAAGCCATTGATCCACGGCGGTGCGCAGGAGCGGAACATGCGGGGTGGCACGGAGAATCTGGCGGGCATCGTGGGCCTGGCCAAGGCCATGGAGATCGCCTATCACGATCTGGAAGCCCACCATGCGCATATCCAAGGCTTGAAGGACCGCATGATGGCCCGCCTTTCCGAGGAGATCCCCGGCGTGGTCTTCAATGGCGACACTTCGGAGAACAGCCTGTACACGGTGCTGAGCGTTCGTTTCCCGGATGATGGCAAAGCCGAGATGCTGCTCTACAATCTGGATATCGAAGGCATCGCGTGCAGTGGGGGCAGCGCCTGTAGCAGCGGCAGCAACAAGGGCAGCCACGTGCTCGCGGCCATCGCGCCCGATGCTCCGGGGGCCAACATCCGCTTCTCCTTCAGCCGCTACAATACCCTGGCCGAGATCGACCGCACGGTGGAGGTGCTCAAGCGCATCTTCCACCTGGTGGTGGCCTGA
- the glmM gene encoding phosphoglucosamine mutase codes for MTLITSISGIRGTIGGSPGEGLTPLDVVRYTAAYGTIVKRKHGGGRARMVLGRDARISGPMVRDLVTATLRGLGIDVIDLGLAATPTVELAVTGEKAQGGIILTASHNPAQWNALKLLDEHGEFISAETGTEVLRLAGSDGIVFAPVEDLGTLTERSGWTRRHIDAILALDLVDSEAIAQAGLRVVVDGVNSVGGESVPALLTALGVGEVVKIHCTPDGRFPHDPEPLPEHLGDLRAAVVKHKAQLGIVVDPDVDRLALVCEDGSLFGEEYTLVACADHVLAHRPGDTVSNLSSTRALDDVAARHGRKRHASAVGEVNVVRTMKETGAPIGGEGNGGVILAELHYGRDALVGIALFLTLLARRGGTCSALRRGYPDYHISKNKIALRAGMDVDGLLERVRHRHADMPHSTVDGLRIEFGDTWVHLRRSNTEPIVRIYAEAPTSDAADALARSIMAELAAEAGIPEPAR; via the coding sequence ATGACACTCATCACTTCGATATCCGGCATCCGGGGCACCATCGGTGGATCTCCCGGCGAAGGACTCACGCCGCTGGACGTGGTGCGCTACACCGCGGCCTACGGTACAATCGTGAAGCGGAAGCATGGCGGAGGCCGTGCCCGCATGGTGCTGGGCCGCGATGCCCGGATCAGCGGTCCCATGGTGCGCGACCTGGTCACCGCCACCTTGCGTGGTCTGGGCATCGACGTCATCGACCTGGGTCTTGCCGCCACGCCCACCGTGGAGTTGGCCGTCACCGGTGAAAAGGCACAGGGCGGTATCATCCTCACCGCGAGCCACAACCCGGCCCAATGGAACGCCCTGAAGCTGCTGGATGAGCATGGGGAGTTCATCAGCGCCGAGACCGGTACGGAAGTGTTGCGCCTCGCGGGATCGGATGGGATCGTGTTCGCGCCGGTGGAAGACTTGGGCACACTGACCGAGCGAAGCGGGTGGACACGCCGCCACATCGATGCGATCCTGGCCCTGGACCTGGTGGACAGCGAGGCCATCGCCCAGGCCGGCCTGCGCGTGGTGGTGGATGGTGTGAATTCGGTGGGCGGGGAAAGCGTGCCCGCCTTGCTCACGGCCCTTGGCGTGGGCGAAGTGGTGAAGATCCATTGCACGCCCGACGGTCGCTTTCCCCATGACCCCGAGCCGCTGCCCGAGCATCTGGGCGATCTGCGCGCGGCGGTGGTGAAGCACAAGGCACAACTCGGCATCGTGGTGGATCCCGATGTGGACCGACTGGCCCTGGTGTGCGAGGATGGCAGCCTCTTCGGCGAGGAGTACACCCTGGTGGCCTGCGCGGACCATGTTCTGGCACATCGTCCCGGCGATACGGTGAGCAACCTCAGCAGCACACGCGCGCTGGACGATGTGGCCGCACGGCACGGCAGGAAGCGCCACGCCAGCGCGGTGGGCGAAGTGAACGTGGTACGCACCATGAAGGAGACAGGAGCACCGATCGGTGGCGAGGGCAACGGCGGGGTGATCCTCGCCGAACTGCACTACGGCCGCGATGCGCTCGTGGGCATCGCGCTCTTCCTCACCCTGCTCGCTCGGCGTGGTGGGACCTGTTCCGCATTGAGGCGCGGCTATCCGGACTACCACATCAGCAAGAACAAGATCGCGTTGCGTGCCGGCATGGACGTGGACGGGCTTCTGGAACGGGTGCGCCACCGCCATGCGGACATGCCGCACAGCACGGTGGACGGCCTGCGCATCGAGTTCGGTGACACCTGGGTGCACCTGCGCCGCAGCAACACCGAGCCCATTGTGCGCATCTATGCCGAAGCACCCACGTCCGACGCTGCCGATGCGCTCGCGCGATCGATCATGGCCGAACTGGCGGCGGAGGCCGGCATCCCGGAACCGGCGCGGTAA
- a CDS encoding tetratricopeptide repeat protein, with translation MNEGHQPLPDREDRMDCVKRYESMLDLDLRYFFDVEEFEAIIEHYLEQNEARKAWSVLEYAKAQHPRSADLMYCEAHVLMNQGKLNRALEVLDAIGKLEPYDEDVHLHKAGIYSQLRNYRRAIDHYKRALELAEEGQDDILLDLAFEYENIESYDQAIDCLKRALTINPENEAVLYELAYCFDLADAHRAAIVFFREFTNEHPYSFVGWYNLGNALSRMERLEESNEALDLCLTIEEGFTSAYFSKARNLLLMGDYPAAVDCYRETIAHDGPQAVTFSYIGECFEKMERYEQALIHYDQALALDPNWTDAWVGRGVVKDMQGRTAEAVKDLEVAVRLNPENGDAWYFLAGALARARRYDESLAAYARLNGQEPENLDAWLDHADLLLEVKGPEAALRKMLEGEQVHKLNARYRYRLVSYLLRSGLLQRALLELEEALMADHAAHTQLLDHYPEAAAAPQVTHLLELYRR, from the coding sequence ATGAACGAAGGTCACCAACCTCTTCCCGACCGCGAGGACCGCATGGATTGCGTGAAGCGGTACGAGAGCATGCTCGATCTGGACCTGCGCTACTTCTTCGATGTGGAGGAGTTCGAGGCCATCATTGAGCACTATCTGGAACAGAACGAGGCACGCAAGGCCTGGTCCGTGCTGGAGTACGCCAAGGCGCAGCATCCGCGCTCGGCGGACCTGATGTATTGCGAAGCCCACGTGCTGATGAACCAGGGCAAGCTGAACCGTGCGCTGGAGGTGCTGGACGCCATAGGCAAGCTGGAGCCCTACGACGAGGATGTGCACCTGCACAAGGCCGGCATCTACAGCCAGTTGCGCAACTACCGCCGCGCCATCGACCACTACAAACGCGCGCTTGAACTGGCCGAGGAGGGACAGGACGACATCCTGCTCGACCTGGCCTTCGAATACGAGAACATCGAATCCTACGACCAGGCCATTGACTGCCTGAAGCGCGCGCTGACGATCAATCCGGAGAACGAGGCGGTGCTGTACGAACTCGCCTACTGCTTCGACCTGGCCGATGCGCATCGCGCCGCGATCGTCTTCTTCCGCGAATTCACCAACGAGCACCCTTACTCCTTCGTGGGCTGGTACAATCTGGGGAACGCGCTCTCGCGCATGGAAAGGCTGGAGGAAAGCAATGAGGCGCTCGATCTCTGCCTCACCATCGAAGAGGGCTTCACCTCGGCGTATTTCAGCAAGGCCCGCAACCTGTTGCTGATGGGCGACTACCCCGCAGCGGTGGACTGCTACCGGGAGACCATCGCGCACGACGGCCCGCAGGCGGTGACCTTCAGTTACATCGGCGAGTGCTTCGAGAAGATGGAGCGCTACGAGCAGGCCCTGATCCACTACGACCAGGCCCTGGCGCTGGACCCCAATTGGACGGACGCCTGGGTGGGCCGTGGCGTGGTGAAGGACATGCAGGGCCGCACCGCGGAGGCCGTGAAGGACCTGGAAGTGGCCGTGCGGTTGAATCCCGAGAACGGTGATGCCTGGTACTTCCTCGCCGGTGCGCTGGCCCGCGCCCGCCGCTACGACGAGTCCCTCGCCGCCTACGCGAGACTCAATGGCCAGGAGCCAGAGAACCTCGATGCCTGGCTGGACCATGCCGATCTGCTGCTGGAAGTGAAGGGCCCTGAGGCCGCGCTGCGAAAAATGCTGGAGGGCGAACAGGTGCACAAACTGAACGCGCGCTACCGCTACAGGCTGGTGAGCTACCTGCTGCGCAGCGGGCTGTTGCAACGCGCCCTCTTGGAACTGGAGGAGGCCCTGATGGCCGACCACGCCGCGCACACCCAATTGCTGGACCACTATCCCGAGGCCGCCGCCGCCCCGCAGGTGACCCACCTGCTGGAACTCTACCGCCGATGA
- a CDS encoding phosphosulfolactate synthase, which produces MNHGLTHIPARTEKPREEGITMVMDKGLSMRQAEDLIEASGALTDLVKLGFGTSMVTPRLKDKVKLYQKAGMRVYLGGTLFEAFVARGAFKEYRKLIDKLGLDTAEVSDGSITMTLKEKCGFISSLAKHVTVLSEVGSKETGILISPAKWVRMMRTELDAGSWKVIAEARESGTVGIYRPSGHAHTTLVNRILAKIPVKDILWEAPQKAQQVWFIKQIGANVNLGNIAPDEVIALETLRLGLRGDTFFQYLPEEVAEKLRQVPPQNNG; this is translated from the coding sequence ATGAACCACGGCCTCACCCACATTCCCGCACGGACGGAAAAGCCCCGTGAGGAAGGCATCACCATGGTCATGGACAAAGGCCTGTCCATGCGGCAGGCCGAGGACCTGATCGAGGCCAGCGGCGCGTTGACGGACCTGGTGAAGCTCGGCTTCGGCACCTCCATGGTGACGCCGAGATTGAAGGACAAGGTGAAGCTCTACCAGAAGGCCGGTATGCGCGTCTATCTGGGCGGAACGCTCTTCGAAGCCTTCGTGGCGCGCGGGGCCTTCAAGGAATACCGCAAGCTGATCGACAAACTGGGGCTTGACACGGCGGAAGTGAGTGATGGTTCCATCACCATGACGCTGAAAGAGAAGTGCGGCTTCATCTCCAGCCTGGCCAAGCACGTGACCGTGCTGAGCGAAGTGGGCAGCAAGGAGACGGGCATCCTCATCAGCCCCGCGAAATGGGTGCGCATGATGCGTACCGAGCTCGACGCAGGCAGCTGGAAGGTGATCGCCGAGGCGCGTGAGAGCGGCACAGTGGGCATCTACAGGCCCAGCGGTCACGCGCATACCACTTTGGTGAACCGCATCCTGGCGAAGATCCCTGTGAAGGACATCCTGTGGGAGGCGCCGCAAAAAGCGCAGCAGGTGTGGTTCATCAAACAGATCGGCGCCAACGTGAACCTGGGCAACATCGCGCCCGATGAGGTCATCGCCTTGGAGACCCTGCGCCTGGGGCTGCGCGGTGACACCTTCTTCCAGTACCTGCCCGAGGAAGTGGCTGAAAAACTCCGGCAGGTGCCCCCTCAGAACAACGGTTGA
- a CDS encoding rhodanese-like domain-containing protein gives MGSALLGDIPFIDPEEYDRRRQAGWEHQLIDVREPYEVEICGMGGHHIPMGEILDRLHEIQRDIPVVVHCRAGNRSIAVVQALTSRHGFDNLIDLRGGVMAFKDQVDGTMNCD, from the coding sequence ATGGGCAGCGCGCTTCTGGGGGATATCCCCTTCATCGATCCCGAAGAGTATGACCGGCGGCGCCAAGCGGGCTGGGAGCACCAGCTCATTGATGTGCGTGAACCCTATGAAGTGGAGATCTGCGGCATGGGCGGACACCACATCCCCATGGGCGAGATCCTGGACCGCCTGCACGAGATCCAGCGCGACATCCCCGTGGTGGTCCACTGCCGGGCCGGCAACCGTTCCATCGCGGTGGTGCAGGCCCTCACCTCGCGCCATGGCTTCGACAATCTCATCGACCTGCGCGGCGGCGTGATGGCCTTCAAGGACCAGGTGGACGGCACCATGAACTGCGACTGA
- a CDS encoding DUF368 domain-containing protein, with product MTHPRERIKLFLKGMAMGAADTVPGVSGGTIAFISGIYEELIDSLRTIGPGLIGVLRREGIAAAWRTMNGGFLLTLVAGIFTSVLLLVRPITWALQHKPVLLWSFFFGLIAASVWLCGKMVRRWGVGPVIGLLIGTAIAVAIGMAHAGQGQESLWFFFLAGSIAICAMILPGISGSFILLLMGAYAPVMAAIKGFDLGIIVVFGAGCVAGLMVFSRFLGWMFNKHHDLTVATLTGFLLGSLHIVWPWKEVLEVRTVHAGKPDEHLAPFITGNVWPGDYTTITDMDVLLGITGKDPHTAMALVLMAAGVLLLLGLERLGAGRA from the coding sequence ATGACACATCCCAGGGAACGCATCAAGTTGTTTCTGAAAGGCATGGCCATGGGCGCGGCCGACACGGTACCCGGCGTATCGGGTGGCACTATCGCCTTCATCTCCGGCATCTACGAGGAATTGATCGACTCGCTTCGCACCATAGGCCCCGGACTCATCGGCGTGCTGCGGCGTGAAGGGATCGCCGCCGCGTGGCGGACCATGAATGGCGGCTTCCTCCTCACACTCGTGGCGGGGATCTTCACCAGCGTGCTTTTGCTCGTGCGGCCCATCACCTGGGCACTGCAACACAAGCCGGTGCTGCTCTGGAGCTTCTTCTTCGGATTGATCGCCGCCAGTGTGTGGCTCTGCGGGAAAATGGTGCGCCGCTGGGGCGTGGGGCCGGTCATCGGACTGCTCATCGGCACCGCCATCGCCGTGGCCATCGGCATGGCGCACGCGGGGCAGGGCCAGGAAAGCCTGTGGTTCTTCTTCCTCGCCGGATCCATCGCCATCTGCGCCATGATCCTGCCGGGCATCAGCGGTTCATTCATCCTGCTCCTGATGGGCGCCTATGCCCCCGTGATGGCCGCGATCAAAGGCTTCGACCTGGGGATCATCGTTGTCTTCGGTGCCGGATGCGTGGCGGGCCTCATGGTCTTCTCTCGCTTCCTCGGCTGGATGTTCAACAAGCACCACGACCTCACCGTGGCTACCCTCACCGGATTCCTGCTGGGGTCCCTCCACATCGTGTGGCCTTGGAAGGAAGTGCTGGAGGTGCGCACCGTGCATGCCGGCAAACCCGATGAACACCTGGCGCCCTTCATCACAGGCAACGTCTGGCCCGGCGACTATACCACCATCACCGATATGGACGTTCTGCTGGGCATCACCGGCAAGGATCCCCATACCGCGATGGCCCTGGTGCTGATGGCCGCGGGCGTGCTGCTGTTGCTGGGGCTCGAACGACTGGGTGCCGGCCGCGCATGA